From a single Apium graveolens cultivar Ventura chromosome 2, ASM990537v1, whole genome shotgun sequence genomic region:
- the LOC141702464 gene encoding secreted RxLR effector protein 161-like yields MPYDPSVKLFKNEGYGIRQQEYASIIGSLRYAADGTTPDIAYVVGLLGRFTNRPSMEHYHAIDRVMRYLKKTMNLGLHYGKFPAVLEGYSDADWNTLSEDSKATSSYIFNIAGGVVSWKSKKLTILAKSTMEAELIALAIASEEVHSFNGFAV; encoded by the exons ATGCCATATGACCCTAGTGTTAAGTTATTTAAAAATGAGGGATACGGTATAAGACAACAAGAATATGCAAGTATCATTGGCAGTCTTAGATATGCTGCTGATGGAACTACACCCGACATAGCCTATGTCGTGGGATTGTTGGGCAGGTTTACCAATAGACCTAGTATGGAGCATTATCATGCTATTGACAGGGTCATGAGATACCTCAAGAAAACTATGAACCTTGGATTACACTATGGTAAATTTCCCGCTGTCCTTGAAGGATACAGTGATGCTGACTGGAATACCTTGTCAGAAGACTCCAAGGCAACAAGTAGCTATATTTTTAATATAGCTGGTGGTGTTGTTTCTTGGAAATCAAAGAAACTGACTATATTAGCTAAGTCAACTATGGAAGCAGAATTGATAGCACTAGCTATAGCCAGTGAAGAG GTTCACTCTTTTAATGGTTTTGCCGTTTGA